One Fuerstiella marisgermanici DNA window includes the following coding sequences:
- a CDS encoding PQQ-binding-like beta-propeller repeat protein, with product MTSVAVAEDWPWFLGLRHDGTSAETSVNLEWPEDGPKVLWKQEIGTGYSAPSTLGERLVIHHRQGDKEIVSCRNVNDGSVVWEHGYESEFSDPYGYNNGPRCSPVLTETHCYTLGAEGRLCCTDMKTGKVVWQHALKEKHDLPRWFFGVGCSPILDGDRLIVFVGGQPNSGVVAFNTSDGSIAWEAVGKQTWDGAIDAHTKEPYRWTGSEMVISYSSPLIATIHGQQHLLCLVRQGLVSLDPATGEENFHYWFRSKTHDSVNAARPVVIDDQIFLTAAYEVGSALLKVKPDGKSFTEVWRDEENMLAHWSTPIHVDGFLYGFSGRHENQGELRCVRVEDGKVMWESTGFSGTASDLARDRQTGKIIDRKTGKAVPFPYFGRGSLIQVGDRFVVLGERGTLAVVHVDSKEFKEDRRTSFDEIGYPAWAAPVLSNGRLYLRSEDWLLSLDLRDGQVKADKAAISER from the coding sequence ATGACTTCTGTCGCCGTTGCTGAAGACTGGCCCTGGTTTCTGGGGCTGCGTCACGACGGGACGTCCGCAGAAACGAGTGTCAATCTGGAATGGCCGGAGGACGGTCCCAAAGTTCTGTGGAAGCAGGAAATCGGCACCGGTTACAGCGCACCGTCGACTCTGGGCGAACGACTTGTGATTCACCATCGGCAGGGCGATAAAGAAATCGTGTCCTGCCGCAACGTCAACGATGGATCTGTCGTTTGGGAACATGGCTACGAAAGCGAATTCAGCGACCCTTACGGTTACAACAACGGACCACGCTGTTCGCCCGTCCTGACGGAAACGCATTGCTATACGCTGGGTGCAGAAGGCAGGCTGTGCTGCACCGACATGAAAACCGGCAAGGTCGTTTGGCAACACGCGCTGAAAGAAAAGCACGACTTGCCTCGTTGGTTTTTCGGCGTTGGCTGTTCACCGATTTTGGACGGCGACCGCTTGATTGTGTTTGTCGGAGGTCAGCCGAATTCCGGCGTTGTCGCCTTCAACACGTCAGACGGCAGCATCGCATGGGAAGCCGTCGGTAAGCAGACGTGGGACGGCGCGATCGACGCTCACACAAAAGAGCCCTATCGCTGGACGGGCAGCGAAATGGTGATCAGCTATTCATCACCGCTGATCGCCACCATCCACGGTCAGCAACATCTGCTTTGCCTTGTCCGGCAGGGATTGGTGTCGCTTGATCCCGCGACGGGTGAAGAGAACTTCCACTATTGGTTTCGGTCAAAGACGCACGATTCCGTCAACGCGGCACGACCGGTCGTGATTGACGACCAGATCTTTCTGACGGCCGCCTACGAGGTTGGTTCGGCGTTGCTGAAGGTGAAGCCTGACGGCAAGTCGTTCACCGAAGTCTGGCGCGACGAAGAAAATATGCTGGCTCACTGGTCCACACCGATCCACGTCGATGGGTTTCTCTACGGCTTCAGCGGTCGCCACGAAAATCAGGGCGAACTGCGTTGTGTGCGAGTCGAAGACGGAAAGGTGATGTGGGAATCCACCGGCTTTTCAGGCACCGCCAGCGACCTGGCTCGCGATCGCCAAACCGGAAAAATTATCGACCGCAAAACGGGCAAAGCGGTCCCGTTTCCGTACTTTGGTCGCGGCTCCCTGATTCAAGTGGGCGACAGGTTTGTTGTGCTGGGCGAACGTGGCACGCTGGCCGTGGTGCATGTCGATTCCAAAGAATTCAAGGAAGACCGCCGCACGTCCTTCGACGAAATCGGCTACCCGGCGTGGGCCGCTCCAGTGCTGTCCAACGGCCGACTGTACCTGCGCAGCGAAGACTGGTTGTTGAGCCTGGACCTGCGAGATGGACAAGTAAAAGCTGACAAAGCCGCCATCAGCGAACGCTAG
- a CDS encoding arylsulfatase, with translation MFRLVAVCACLVGICSSADAASRPNVLLIMADDLGYSDLGCYGSEIQTPNLDQLATNGLKFTQFYNTARCWPTRAALVTGYYAQQVGRDKLPGGGGGGGNRNARPKWARLLPDMLRPAGYRSYHSGKWHIDGMPIAAGFDRSYLLKDQGRFFNPTKHWEDDQPLPPVKKESGFYGTIAIADHAIKCLKEHQADHADKPFFHYLAFTAPHFPLHALPEDIAKYRDRYLEGWEAVRDQRHQRQKNSGLLDVSLSAVENDLGPPYHFPDHLKILGDAEVNRPVGWETLTPVQKRFQATKMAIHAAMIDRVDQEIGRVLSQLKSMSAFEDTLIFFLSDNGASAEIMVRDDGHDPDAPMGSAATYLCLGPGWSTTCNTPFRRHKTWVHEGGISTPLIMHWPTGIQAKGELRHGSGHVIDIVPTILDVCGADRLSEWKGTPVPAPPGKSLRPAFEEDSTIKRDDLWWFHDGHKAIRQGDWKLVAAKDEPWELYDLSNDRAEQNNLAATHAQRVTEMAAKWEALGAEFRATYESAE, from the coding sequence ATGTTTCGACTCGTCGCAGTTTGTGCCTGTCTGGTTGGAATCTGCAGCTCCGCCGACGCGGCTTCCCGGCCAAACGTTCTGCTAATCATGGCAGACGACCTGGGCTATTCGGACCTCGGCTGCTACGGCTCGGAGATTCAAACACCGAACCTTGACCAGCTGGCCACGAACGGACTGAAGTTTACTCAGTTTTATAACACCGCCCGATGCTGGCCCACGCGAGCCGCCCTAGTGACCGGCTACTACGCTCAACAGGTCGGCCGCGACAAACTGCCGGGCGGTGGTGGCGGAGGCGGCAATCGAAACGCTCGACCGAAATGGGCTCGATTACTGCCCGACATGCTGCGACCGGCAGGCTATCGAAGTTACCACTCTGGCAAATGGCATATCGACGGTATGCCAATCGCTGCCGGTTTTGATCGTTCCTACCTGTTGAAGGACCAGGGCCGATTCTTCAACCCGACGAAGCACTGGGAAGACGATCAGCCCCTGCCGCCGGTGAAGAAGGAATCAGGGTTCTACGGTACGATTGCGATCGCCGACCATGCGATCAAGTGCCTGAAGGAACACCAGGCGGATCACGCCGACAAGCCATTCTTTCATTACCTCGCCTTCACCGCGCCGCATTTTCCGCTACATGCGTTGCCGGAAGACATTGCGAAATATCGCGACCGCTATCTTGAAGGCTGGGAAGCCGTTAGAGACCAACGCCATCAGCGGCAGAAGAATTCCGGGCTGCTGGATGTGTCTCTGTCGGCCGTCGAAAATGATCTTGGCCCGCCGTACCACTTCCCCGATCACTTAAAAATCCTGGGTGACGCGGAAGTCAATCGCCCGGTCGGTTGGGAAACGCTGACACCCGTTCAGAAACGGTTTCAGGCCACGAAGATGGCGATTCACGCGGCGATGATCGATCGCGTTGATCAGGAAATCGGACGCGTGCTGAGTCAGCTAAAGAGCATGTCCGCCTTCGAAGACACGCTGATCTTTTTCCTGTCCGACAACGGCGCCAGCGCAGAAATCATGGTACGTGACGATGGCCACGATCCAGACGCTCCGATGGGGTCTGCAGCCACGTATTTGTGCCTCGGCCCCGGTTGGTCGACAACCTGCAACACACCGTTTCGTCGTCACAAGACGTGGGTTCACGAAGGCGGGATCTCAACGCCGCTGATTATGCACTGGCCGACCGGCATCCAGGCCAAAGGCGAACTTCGACACGGCTCGGGGCACGTAATTGACATCGTGCCGACCATTCTTGATGTCTGCGGAGCGGATCGTTTAAGCGAATGGAAGGGAACACCAGTGCCCGCGCCGCCGGGGAAAAGCCTGCGACCAGCTTTCGAAGAGGACTCCACGATCAAGCGTGACGATCTGTGGTGGTTTCACGACGGCCACAAAGCGATCCGGCAGGGCGACTGGAAACTCGTCGCCGCGAAGGATGAACCATGGGAGCTGTACGATCTCTCGAACGACCGAGCCGAACAGAACAACCTGGCCGCAACCCACGCTCAGCGAGTCACCGAAATGGCGGCGAAGTGGGAAGCACTGGGCGCTGAGTTCCGTGCGACGTATGAATCGGCGGAGTAG
- a CDS encoding DUF1080 domain-containing protein produces the protein MMRACAKLMVVMLAAAASSQAIAADEWQSLFDGKTLTNWDGDPERWSVEDGAITGRTTDDNKLKTNSFLIYRGGEFDNFELQLEYKIVNGNSGIQYRSFELPDREWGIGGYQADFEAGKTYSGILYGEQFRGILANRGQKTELTSGDDGKVKVNVTGSVGKSADIQAKIKDEDWNKYRIVADGYHFKHFINDTATIECVDNDIKNRRATGLLALQIHVGPAMTVQFRNIRIKKLPVKKKVALIAGTPSHGFGAHEHKAGCMLLAEQLNSSGLNIEAEVYTNGWPKDDSVLDNVDSIVVYCDGGGRHPFNDHVNRLQQIQNRGVGMACIHYGVEVPIGPVGEAFKNWTGGYFETDWSVNPHWTGTFDDFPNHPIANGVKPFTVNDEWYYHMRFAEDQDRVTPILTELPPANTLVKDDGSLTRKDGPHSNNEYVRAAVIDRKEPQAVAWARTRSDGGRGFGFTGGHYHWNWGNDNFRKLVLNAIAWTAHADVPEDGVPTPKVTIDDLLKNQDYDMPEDFNKARIQAMLDEWNAAN, from the coding sequence ATGATGCGAGCATGTGCGAAATTGATGGTTGTTATGTTGGCCGCCGCAGCGTCCAGTCAGGCCATAGCGGCCGACGAATGGCAATCGCTGTTTGACGGCAAGACGCTCACGAACTGGGACGGCGACCCGGAACGATGGAGTGTCGAAGATGGAGCCATCACGGGGAGAACTACCGACGACAACAAACTGAAGACCAACAGTTTTCTGATCTATCGCGGTGGTGAGTTCGATAATTTCGAACTGCAACTGGAATACAAAATCGTCAACGGCAATTCCGGCATCCAGTACCGCAGCTTTGAACTGCCCGATCGCGAATGGGGCATCGGCGGATATCAGGCCGACTTCGAAGCTGGCAAAACGTATTCAGGGATTTTGTACGGCGAACAGTTCCGAGGCATCCTGGCAAACCGAGGTCAGAAGACGGAACTGACGTCCGGCGACGATGGCAAGGTCAAAGTGAACGTGACGGGCAGCGTGGGAAAAAGCGCTGACATCCAGGCGAAGATTAAGGATGAAGACTGGAACAAGTATCGAATCGTGGCAGATGGCTACCACTTCAAACACTTCATCAACGACACGGCTACGATTGAATGTGTCGACAACGACATCAAGAACCGTCGAGCAACCGGGTTGCTGGCCTTGCAGATTCACGTGGGCCCGGCCATGACTGTTCAGTTCCGCAACATCCGCATCAAGAAGCTGCCTGTAAAAAAAAAGGTCGCGTTAATCGCGGGAACCCCTAGCCACGGCTTCGGAGCTCACGAACACAAGGCCGGTTGCATGCTGCTGGCGGAACAATTGAACAGCAGCGGCCTGAACATCGAAGCAGAGGTTTACACCAACGGCTGGCCAAAGGATGACAGCGTGCTCGACAACGTCGATTCCATCGTCGTCTACTGCGACGGCGGTGGGCGGCACCCGTTTAATGACCACGTGAACCGTCTGCAACAGATTCAAAATCGCGGCGTCGGCATGGCCTGCATTCACTACGGCGTAGAAGTTCCAATCGGCCCCGTGGGCGAAGCCTTCAAAAATTGGACGGGCGGTTATTTTGAAACTGACTGGTCCGTGAATCCTCACTGGACAGGCACTTTCGATGATTTCCCCAACCACCCCATCGCCAACGGAGTGAAGCCTTTCACTGTCAACGACGAATGGTATTACCACATGCGGTTCGCCGAAGATCAGGACCGAGTCACCCCGATTCTGACCGAACTGCCGCCAGCCAACACGCTGGTCAAGGACGACGGCTCACTCACACGCAAAGACGGTCCTCACAGCAACAATGAGTACGTCCGAGCGGCCGTCATTGATCGCAAGGAACCGCAGGCCGTGGCGTGGGCGAGAACTCGAAGCGACGGCGGCCGCGGATTCGGCTTCACCGGCGGCCACTACCATTGGAACTGGGGCAATGACAATTTTCGCAAGCTGGTTCTAAATGCGATTGCATGGACGGCTCACGCAGACGTGCCCGAAGACGGCGTGCCAACCCCGAAGGTCACAATCGACGACCTGTTGAAGAATCAGGACTACGACATGCCGGAAGACTTCAACAAAGCTCGTATTCAAGCAATGCTGGATGAGTGGAACGCAGCAAATTGA
- a CDS encoding type II toxin-antitoxin system RelE/ParE family toxin, with protein MANIVLCSAAEIDYTESLTWYAEHSTDAANDFDAEFDRALAQIVADPHRFPMCDARHHYFLLRRYPFRIIYRTVQKDIVVIALAHSSRAPDYWADR; from the coding sequence ATGGCTAACATTGTTTTATGTTCGGCTGCCGAAATCGACTACACCGAATCTCTGACTTGGTACGCAGAACACAGCACGGATGCTGCGAATGATTTCGATGCCGAATTCGATCGCGCGTTAGCTCAAATCGTTGCGGACCCACACCGCTTCCCCATGTGCGATGCCCGGCATCACTACTTCCTGCTTCGGCGCTATCCGTTTCGGATTATCTATCGCACTGTGCAGAAGGATATTGTAGTCATAGCGTTGGCCCACAGCTCTCGCGCCCCAGACTACTGGGCTGACCGGTAG
- the rsmA gene encoding 16S rRNA (adenine(1518)-N(6)/adenine(1519)-N(6))-dimethyltransferase RsmA, translated as MQLFKQFGFNPRSDLGQNFLIDINLIEFAVRAADITKEDVVLEVGTGTGGMTTFLAEEAGKVISVEIDRNMFALATAATEHCDNVTLINQDILKNKNTIAPEITELLTKLMDEQPESDLKLVANLPYSVATPVISNLVASDLPWQKMVCTIQLELGEKMIAEPGSSNYGALSVWMQSQCNVKILRRLGPKVFWPRPGVDSAIISIWRHDRRGDRIIDKKFFLDFLRRMFHHRRKLMRSVLVRMYSKQLSKPEVDELIQQQELDLETRAEALDVLTLVKLGNRFCEAIRAKE; from the coding sequence ATGCAACTGTTTAAGCAGTTTGGCTTCAACCCGCGCTCGGACCTGGGTCAGAACTTTTTAATCGATATCAACCTGATCGAGTTCGCTGTTCGCGCAGCCGACATCACAAAGGAAGACGTCGTTCTTGAAGTCGGCACGGGCACCGGCGGCATGACCACGTTTCTTGCGGAAGAAGCGGGCAAGGTCATCAGCGTCGAAATCGACCGAAATATGTTTGCGCTGGCAACGGCCGCCACCGAACACTGCGATAATGTCACTCTGATCAACCAGGACATCCTGAAGAACAAAAACACGATCGCTCCGGAAATCACTGAGCTGCTGACGAAGTTGATGGACGAGCAGCCGGAAAGCGATTTAAAGCTGGTGGCCAATCTGCCGTACAGCGTGGCGACGCCCGTGATCTCCAATCTAGTCGCATCGGACCTGCCGTGGCAGAAGATGGTCTGCACCATCCAGCTGGAACTCGGCGAAAAAATGATCGCCGAACCCGGTTCGTCCAACTACGGAGCTCTGTCGGTTTGGATGCAGTCACAGTGCAACGTGAAGATTCTGCGTCGTCTGGGGCCGAAGGTATTCTGGCCGCGTCCGGGAGTCGATTCTGCCATCATCAGCATCTGGCGACACGATCGTCGCGGCGACCGGATCATCGACAAGAAGTTCTTTCTGGACTTTCTGCGACGCATGTTCCACCACCGTCGCAAGTTGATGAGAAGCGTGCTGGTAAGAATGTACAGCAAGCAGCTTAGCAAGCCGGAAGTCGACGAACTGATTCAGCAGCAGGAACTGGATTTGGAAACTCGTGCAGAAGCTCTGGACGTACTTACGCTGGTGAAACTGGGAAACCGGTTTTGCGAGGCGATTCGAGCCAAAGAATAG
- a CDS encoding CDP-alcohol phosphatidyltransferase family protein has protein sequence MLPTLLTLGNAVCGFGAITILARVGPTFDVVGGYDPALEMVNAAKLIFLAMLFDALDGSAARLTNQSSDFGAMLDSLCDVVSFGVAPAFMMLKLTDPRHRLMETLQLKGDSAPTVERMFTAPFDYPIDVLWPIAALFLACAILRLARFNVETEEEDDHSGFSGLPSPAAAAVIASFPIGVDSLTKKAWAEPAGEIILPALAVLLPLITLATAVLMVSRVPYPHIFNQMLRGSQGRKQLLQLVFTLALLSAIGGMTIPVIFCWFAFAGPCQAVWRKYVNPLFRKSSAT, from the coding sequence GTGCTGCCCACTCTTCTCACGTTGGGAAATGCCGTTTGTGGCTTCGGAGCCATCACCATTCTGGCCCGCGTCGGCCCCACATTTGATGTGGTCGGAGGCTATGACCCGGCATTGGAAATGGTCAATGCGGCGAAGCTGATCTTTCTGGCAATGCTGTTCGACGCCCTCGACGGCAGCGCGGCTCGGCTTACCAATCAGTCCAGTGATTTTGGGGCGATGCTGGACAGCTTGTGCGATGTCGTCAGTTTTGGCGTTGCGCCCGCGTTCATGATGCTGAAACTGACGGACCCGCGCCATCGCTTGATGGAAACGCTGCAACTGAAGGGCGACTCGGCTCCCACCGTCGAGCGGATGTTCACAGCGCCGTTCGACTACCCAATTGATGTGCTGTGGCCGATCGCCGCCCTGTTTCTGGCCTGCGCAATCCTTCGCCTGGCTCGGTTTAACGTGGAAACTGAAGAGGAAGATGACCACAGCGGTTTCAGCGGCCTACCGTCACCCGCCGCAGCGGCCGTGATCGCCAGTTTTCCGATCGGAGTGGATTCACTCACCAAGAAAGCGTGGGCTGAGCCGGCAGGTGAGATTATTCTGCCCGCCCTTGCTGTGCTTCTGCCGCTGATTACGCTGGCAACGGCCGTGCTTATGGTGTCTCGCGTCCCTTACCCGCACATTTTCAATCAAATGCTGCGAGGCAGCCAGGGTCGCAAACAATTGCTGCAGCTGGTCTTCACACTGGCCCTGCTTTCTGCGATCGGCGGAATGACGATCCCCGTCATTTTCTGTTGGTTCGCCTTCGCAGGACCGTGCCAGGCCGTGTGGCGGAAATATGTGAATCCGCTGTTTCGGAAATCCTCCGCGACGTAA
- a CDS encoding BON domain-containing protein — protein MRKYGKWLLVLGILAANPAWAGAEGIPGLRQVLPPARSVQKQHNQQQAQKVAEALKQARINGYDLSVEVRGETAKLDGKVRDVTHRARAEQAVRRVPGVTQVVNNLRYVPEGQVQQTAGRMTDGALRPASYSEVEGGSRDIQRIHFQKPGRQAQPAQSAQPQRAAQPQTRTLPAPPALDYQTDFAQESQASELIVHKTAAQQPAGRSNQAVAQDIASSLAGVGLVGYDVEIRYEDGIATLAGDVSTVQQMQEAGRAASEIPGVQDVRNNLKVKGPIAQTAYGAGPRPQGQVRPASMMAPAMMGAPMGAPNAPMAMGGAGNYSNPNLPSHAWPSYAAYPNSAAVSYPKQYSASAWPYIGPFYPYPQVPLGWREVSLQWDDGHWQLDFEKKKSAWYWLWQPKNWHSD, from the coding sequence ATGCGAAAGTACGGAAAATGGTTACTCGTGCTGGGCATTCTGGCAGCCAATCCTGCCTGGGCCGGCGCCGAGGGAATTCCAGGGTTGCGGCAGGTTTTGCCACCGGCCCGATCGGTTCAGAAGCAGCACAATCAGCAACAGGCTCAGAAAGTTGCTGAAGCCCTCAAGCAGGCTCGCATCAACGGCTACGACCTGTCGGTCGAAGTTCGTGGTGAGACAGCTAAGCTGGACGGCAAAGTTCGCGACGTGACTCATCGAGCACGTGCCGAACAAGCGGTTCGACGAGTGCCTGGTGTCACTCAGGTTGTCAACAACCTGCGTTACGTGCCTGAAGGTCAGGTGCAACAGACGGCTGGTCGAATGACAGACGGTGCTCTGCGACCGGCCAGCTACAGCGAAGTCGAAGGCGGCAGCCGCGACATTCAGCGAATTCACTTTCAGAAGCCGGGCCGACAGGCTCAGCCAGCTCAGTCTGCCCAGCCGCAGCGAGCTGCTCAGCCACAAACGCGAACGCTTCCTGCTCCGCCAGCACTGGACTACCAGACTGACTTTGCACAGGAATCGCAGGCTTCGGAGCTGATCGTTCACAAGACAGCGGCTCAGCAACCTGCCGGTCGCAGTAATCAGGCGGTCGCTCAGGACATCGCATCATCACTGGCTGGCGTTGGCCTGGTTGGTTATGACGTCGAGATTCGCTACGAAGATGGCATCGCCACTCTGGCCGGCGACGTTTCAACGGTTCAGCAGATGCAGGAAGCTGGGCGAGCGGCTTCGGAAATTCCCGGCGTTCAGGATGTTCGTAACAACCTGAAAGTCAAAGGCCCGATTGCTCAGACAGCTTACGGTGCCGGACCACGACCTCAGGGTCAGGTTCGACCAGCTTCGATGATGGCTCCTGCCATGATGGGGGCACCAATGGGAGCTCCTAACGCTCCAATGGCAATGGGCGGAGCGGGCAACTACTCGAATCCGAACCTGCCTTCACACGCATGGCCTTCCTACGCGGCATACCCGAACTCAGCGGCGGTTTCTTATCCGAAGCAGTACAGTGCGAGTGCCTGGCCGTACATCGGGCCATTCTACCCGTACCCTCAGGTACCACTGGGATGGCGAGAAGTGTCACTGCAGTGGGATGACGGTCACTGGCAGCTTGACTTCGAAAAGAAGAAGAGTGCCTGGTACTGGTTGTGGCAGCCAAAGAACTGGCACAGCGATTGA
- a CDS encoding phosphatidylserine decarboxylase family protein — translation MTDRQSNTPDPAAGGRRELMTMDPQLKDIQPGSGVVIHIEQAWGRVRRCWLSIFRRGYVKKMEACRKGDFNPCPHPVLDPRDLKFHQNQGGWYWDREDDPFTWRDKLPFARVGLAELLLMGGGFFVAAAAFGWWATQAEGTLQVVAAILAIAAGVIGILITWFFRDPHRAISTEPGMVVSPADGKIVEIEELDHDDFIGGPAVKIGIFLSIFNVHINRTPVAGRVIGLTYKPGKYLNALRPESARENERLTVLFEETEAPYRGMVIRQITGAIARRIVCWVKPGDTLERGQQFGMIKLGSRTELLIPREDGLEIKTKLGDKVQAGSSILAKYTG, via the coding sequence ATGACGGATCGTCAATCCAACACTCCTGACCCTGCGGCCGGCGGTCGCCGCGAACTGATGACGATGGACCCTCAGTTGAAGGATATTCAACCGGGCAGTGGCGTTGTCATTCACATCGAACAGGCGTGGGGTAGGGTTCGCCGCTGTTGGCTGAGTATCTTCCGGCGCGGGTACGTCAAAAAGATGGAAGCATGCCGCAAAGGCGACTTCAACCCGTGTCCTCACCCGGTTCTGGACCCGCGCGACCTGAAGTTCCATCAAAATCAGGGTGGCTGGTACTGGGATCGTGAAGACGATCCGTTTACGTGGCGCGACAAACTGCCGTTCGCACGAGTCGGCCTGGCAGAACTGCTGCTTATGGGTGGTGGCTTTTTTGTCGCAGCGGCCGCATTCGGCTGGTGGGCCACACAGGCGGAAGGCACTCTGCAGGTTGTGGCGGCCATTCTGGCAATCGCGGCGGGCGTGATCGGCATTCTTATTACATGGTTCTTTCGCGATCCGCATCGTGCGATTTCAACTGAGCCGGGCATGGTGGTGTCGCCGGCCGATGGCAAGATTGTTGAGATCGAAGAACTGGACCACGACGACTTTATTGGTGGCCCGGCAGTGAAGATTGGAATTTTCCTTTCCATCTTCAACGTGCACATCAATCGGACGCCGGTCGCGGGCCGAGTGATCGGGCTCACCTACAAACCGGGCAAATACCTGAACGCCCTGCGTCCGGAATCAGCTCGCGAAAACGAACGACTTACCGTTTTGTTTGAGGAAACGGAAGCTCCGTATCGCGGCATGGTGATTCGCCAGATTACGGGCGCGATCGCTCGAAGAATTGTGTGCTGGGTCAAACCGGGCGATACACTGGAACGCGGTCAGCAGTTCGGCATGATCAAACTGGGGTCACGGACGGAACTGTTAATTCCTCGCGAGGACGGTCTGGAAATCAAAACCAAACTCGGCGACAAAGTTCAGGCCGGTTCGTCGATTTTGGCCAAATACACCGGGTAG
- a CDS encoding addiction module protein → MTTLTEILNAAQSLPSGERAQLIAALWDDVSPTDWVPPDSHWVAEADRRSNAYDSGEMTGAVWADVRQRARRKAGLDG, encoded by the coding sequence ATGACTACGCTAACAGAAATCCTGAACGCCGCTCAAAGCCTGCCCTCGGGGGAACGTGCCCAGCTTATCGCGGCACTCTGGGACGATGTGTCTCCGACTGACTGGGTTCCTCCGGATAGTCATTGGGTGGCGGAGGCTGATCGCAGAAGCAATGCTTACGACTCCGGCGAAATGACTGGTGCCGTATGGGCAGACGTCCGCCAACGAGCCCGCCGCAAGGCTGGCCTCGATGGCTAA
- a CDS encoding riboflavin synthase, whose product MFTGLVEGQGIVRLLKQEPAGLRLTIRPNDDCFSATETAIGDSIAICGCCLTVVQIADGNLDFEAGEETLSKTSLGDLAEGSTVNLERSLAVGARLGGHFVQGHVDGVATVDQIDRSGEWVDMWFRVPPEMTNLMVPKGSVAVDGISLTLVNVEADRFSVALIPHTLDVTTLGQRDIGQRVNIELDILGKYVSKMLNGVSQGSIYNFTKRNL is encoded by the coding sequence ATGTTTACCGGTCTCGTCGAAGGACAGGGAATTGTCAGGCTCCTGAAACAGGAACCGGCCGGACTGCGCCTCACAATCAGGCCCAACGACGACTGTTTTTCTGCCACCGAAACTGCCATTGGTGACAGCATCGCCATCTGTGGCTGCTGCCTGACCGTCGTTCAGATTGCCGATGGCAACCTGGATTTCGAAGCGGGCGAAGAAACGCTTTCGAAAACATCACTTGGTGATTTGGCCGAAGGCAGCACGGTGAATCTGGAACGTTCATTGGCCGTTGGAGCTCGTCTTGGCGGCCACTTTGTACAGGGTCATGTCGACGGCGTCGCTACTGTCGACCAAATCGATCGCAGCGGCGAATGGGTCGATATGTGGTTTCGAGTGCCCCCGGAAATGACGAACCTCATGGTGCCCAAGGGCTCCGTGGCGGTTGACGGCATCAGCCTGACGTTGGTCAACGTCGAAGCCGACCGGTTTTCCGTCGCCTTGATTCCTCACACGCTGGATGTAACAACACTGGGGCAACGTGACATCGGTCAGCGAGTGAACATTGAACTGGATATTTTGGGCAAGTATGTCTCGAAGATGCTGAACGGCGTTAGCCAGGGCAGCATTTACAACTTCACGAAACGTAATCTGTGA